A genomic stretch from Deinococcus radiotolerans includes:
- a CDS encoding S1C family serine protease, giving the protein MTNLSDLSTAMADAVEQAARSVVTVRAARPVSGTVVGEDLVLTPAHLLHLDEIPVVTPDGQTLTGVVVGRDPGSDLALLRVDGLNVPALTVGEAGRAGELLLAVGRPPVGVQASLGLNPGRARDGWLHAGAQPFPGVSGGALVNASGELVGVLNAGVRRGQLLAVPAARAARVADLLSREGRVPRGYLGLATQPVHFPATATPDSLEDEAEFPDGPFGGRFGPGRFRGEGGPWGGRRGPGHGPDHGGHGRPRAPWARDGRPGPGSMDEARLEKLRRFRERFAGGRVGLTVVQVEAGSPGQEAGFRVGDVLLALDGEGFTHPAELLARVRTRAGERVTLRVLRGGEEQDLAVSVGER; this is encoded by the coding sequence ATGACGAATCTTTCTGATCTTTCAACGGCAATGGCGGACGCGGTCGAGCAGGCCGCGCGGAGTGTGGTGACGGTGCGCGCGGCACGCCCGGTGAGCGGCACGGTGGTGGGCGAGGATCTGGTGCTGACGCCCGCGCACCTGCTGCACCTGGACGAGATCCCGGTGGTCACGCCGGATGGGCAGACCCTGACGGGCGTGGTCGTGGGCCGCGATCCGGGCAGCGACCTGGCCCTGCTGCGCGTGGACGGCCTGAACGTTCCGGCGCTGACGGTGGGCGAGGCGGGCCGCGCGGGTGAACTCCTGCTCGCGGTGGGCCGCCCGCCGGTAGGCGTGCAGGCCAGCCTGGGCCTGAATCCGGGCCGGGCGCGGGACGGCTGGCTGCACGCCGGCGCCCAGCCCTTTCCCGGCGTGAGCGGTGGCGCGCTCGTGAACGCAAGCGGCGAACTCGTGGGTGTCCTGAATGCGGGTGTGCGGCGCGGGCAGCTGCTGGCCGTCCCGGCTGCCCGCGCGGCGCGGGTGGCGGACCTGCTGTCCCGCGAGGGCCGCGTGCCGCGCGGGTACCTGGGGCTGGCAACGCAGCCCGTGCACTTCCCGGCCACCGCGACGCCCGACAGCCTGGAGGACGAGGCAGAGTTCCCTGACGGACCATTCGGTGGCCGCTTCGGGCCGGGTCGCTTCCGGGGTGAGGGTGGCCCCTGGGGTGGTCGGCGCGGCCCTGGTCACGGGCCGGATCATGGTGGGCACGGTCGGCCGCGCGCGCCCTGGGCGCGGGACGGTCGCCCCGGGCCAGGCAGCATGGATGAGGCCCGCCTGGAGAAACTCCGCCGCTTCCGTGAGCGCTTCGCGGGCGGACGGGTGGGCCTGACGGTCGTGCAGGTCGAGGCGGGCAGTCCCGGTCAGGAGGCGGGGTTCCGGGTGGGGGACGTGCTGCTGGCCCTGGACGGTGAGGGCTTCACGCACCCGGCGGAGCTGCTGGCCCGCGTCCGCACCCGCGCGGGTGAGCGCGTGACCCTGCGCGTCCTGCGCGGCGGTGAGGAGCAGGACCTGGCGGTCAGCGTGGGTGAACGCTGA
- a CDS encoding response regulator transcription factor, which produces MTADSAPPTVLVTLGSAVLAAGVRTVLGGAGLAGAPEGADPDVLLVDDSWLDDPAPLDGAAVVSLGSRAWAEVLPDLCPHGWACLPADATPAELIAAVHGAAAGLVTLPPAWLVAPEGDDGLDAGDVSLTPRERDVLALLAEGLSNKRAARDLGVSESTVKFHVQALYSKLGVQSRAGAVARGIALGLITV; this is translated from the coding sequence ATGACGGCCGACTCTGCCCCGCCCACCGTGCTCGTCACGCTGGGTTCGGCGGTGCTGGCGGCGGGCGTGCGGACCGTGCTGGGCGGCGCGGGCCTCGCGGGCGCGCCGGAGGGCGCCGACCCGGACGTGCTGCTCGTGGATGACAGCTGGCTGGATGACCCGGCACCCCTGGACGGCGCGGCGGTCGTGTCCCTGGGGTCCCGCGCGTGGGCGGAGGTCCTGCCCGACCTCTGCCCGCACGGCTGGGCGTGCCTGCCTGCCGACGCCACGCCCGCCGAGCTGATCGCGGCGGTGCATGGCGCGGCGGCCGGTCTGGTCACCCTGCCGCCCGCGTGGCTGGTCGCTCCTGAGGGGGACGACGGTCTGGACGCCGGGGACGTGAGCCTCACGCCGCGTGAACGGGACGTGCTGGCGCTGCTGGCAGAGGGCCTGAGCAACAAGCGCGCCGCGCGGGATCTGGGCGTCAGTGAGAGCACCGTGAAATTCCACGTGCAGGCGCTGTACTCCAAGTTGGGCGTGCAGAGCCGTGCCGGGGCGGTCGCGCGCGGCATCGCGCTGGGCCTGATCACGGTGTAA
- a CDS encoding histone deacetylase family protein: protein MTFPHPFRAFTAFRRAAYQAQAAPRRQFMPRESVQALLDGTQARLPLLDAPSLDWPLAEAVHDPAYLTRWRDGEVTRAEERALGFPWSPAVVERGLGSSGATLAATHDALTRGLGVNLGGGTHHAYADHAEGFSFLNDVAISARWLLDAAQARRILILDLDVHQGNGTAAIFAHEPRVLTVSLHAEHNYPFRKETSDLDVPLPDGTGDAAYLHALDSHVTPLVTAFQPDFAFYLAGADVLAGDQLGRLALTLNGAQARDRRVFRWAARTRTPLVIVMAGGYHRDPAQLIQARLNTLDAALEAFSPAGTGVFT, encoded by the coding sequence GTGACGTTCCCGCACCCGTTCCGCGCGTTCACCGCGTTCCGGCGCGCCGCGTACCAGGCGCAGGCCGCGCCGAGACGGCAGTTCATGCCGCGCGAGTCCGTGCAGGCCCTGCTGGACGGCACGCAGGCGCGGCTGCCGCTGCTGGACGCACCCAGCCTCGACTGGCCCCTGGCCGAGGCCGTGCACGACCCTGCCTACCTGACCCGCTGGCGGGATGGGGAGGTCACCCGCGCCGAGGAGCGCGCCCTGGGATTCCCATGGAGCCCGGCGGTGGTCGAGCGGGGCCTGGGGAGCAGCGGCGCGACGCTGGCCGCCACCCACGACGCCCTGACGCGGGGTCTGGGCGTGAACCTGGGCGGCGGCACCCACCACGCGTACGCCGATCACGCCGAGGGGTTCTCATTCCTGAACGACGTGGCGATCAGCGCCCGCTGGCTGCTGGACGCGGCCCAGGCGCGGCGCATCCTAATCCTCGACCTGGACGTCCACCAGGGGAACGGTACCGCCGCGATCTTCGCGCACGAGCCGCGCGTGCTGACCGTCAGCCTGCACGCCGAGCACAACTATCCCTTCCGCAAGGAGACCAGTGACCTGGACGTCCCGCTGCCCGACGGCACCGGTGACGCCGCGTACCTGCACGCGCTGGACTCTCACGTCACGCCGCTCGTGACGGCCTTCCAGCCGGACTTCGCGTTCTACCTCGCGGGCGCGGACGTGCTCGCTGGGGATCAGCTGGGGCGACTGGCCCTCACGCTGAACGGCGCGCAGGCGCGGGACCGCCGCGTGTTCCGCTGGGCGGCCCGCACCCGCACGCCCCTTGTGATCGTCATGGCGGGCGGGTACCACCGGGACCCGGCGCAGCTGATCCAGGCCCGACTGAACACCCTGGACGCCGCGCTGGAGGCCTTCAGTCCTGCCGGCACCGGCGTGTTCACCTGA
- a CDS encoding GNAT family N-acetyltransferase, translating to MTVTLRPLRPGDEEAAVRWAADLVFCRAADWTPGLAPRVVRRHWAAIIAGGDPAFLRLGAELEGRLVGFVDLAGLDGTSAEFGIVIGERALWGQGVARRAGEALVAYAAGLGLSRLTALVHAPNARSHALMRRLGFVESGHADPEPYVGEVVPVVRYERSIASDLKAR from the coding sequence GTGACCGTCACGCTGCGGCCCCTGCGCCCAGGGGATGAGGAGGCGGCGGTGCGCTGGGCGGCCGATCTGGTGTTCTGCCGCGCGGCGGACTGGACGCCGGGCCTCGCGCCGCGCGTGGTGCGGCGGCACTGGGCGGCGATCATCGCGGGGGGCGACCCGGCGTTCCTGCGGCTGGGCGCCGAGCTGGAAGGGCGGCTGGTGGGCTTCGTGGATCTGGCGGGCCTGGACGGCACGTCGGCGGAGTTCGGGATTGTCATCGGGGAGCGGGCGCTGTGGGGGCAGGGCGTGGCGCGGCGGGCGGGCGAGGCGCTGGTCGCGTACGCGGCGGGGCTGGGTCTCTCGCGGCTGACGGCGCTGGTGCACGCCCCGAACGCGCGGTCGCACGCGCTGATGCGCCGCCTGGGGTTCGTGGAGTCCGGGCACGCCGACCCGGAACCCTACGTGGGTGAGGTGGTGCCGGTCGTCCGCTACGAACGGAGCATCGCGTCCGACCTCAAGGCCCGCTGA
- a CDS encoding NAD(P)H-dependent flavin oxidoreductase has translation MTRPRSWPELLASLRVPVVLAPMAGGVGTPALAAAVTRAGGLGSLGGAYLTPHALRDAIREVRALTNGPLLVNLFAPQPIPTVTREAVALATAELAPFHAALNLSPPTLPERVQEDFTAQLDAVLEERPEVFSVAFGLIPPDALAALRARGVLTVGTATSLAEALALHDSGVDAITVQGGAAGGHRGGWQEDALAETVTLVQEVTRATPLPVIAAGGLMTAGDVRAALAAGATLAQCGTAFLLAHEAGISPPYRQAVQEGTRDTVLTRAYSGRAARGLRTTLTDAVTHPLPFSHQNALTRPLRTAGAQTGQADVLSLWAGTGYRQAQATGAAQIVADLTP, from the coding sequence ATGACCCGACCGCGATCCTGGCCGGAATTGCTGGCTTCACTCCGCGTTCCGGTGGTCCTGGCCCCCATGGCGGGCGGCGTGGGCACCCCCGCGCTGGCCGCCGCCGTGACCCGCGCGGGCGGGCTGGGCAGCCTGGGCGGCGCGTACCTGACCCCGCACGCCCTGAGAGACGCGATCCGCGAGGTGCGGGCGCTGACGAACGGGCCCCTGCTCGTGAACCTGTTCGCGCCGCAGCCCATACCGACGGTCACGCGCGAAGCGGTCGCCCTGGCCACTGCCGAACTTGCCCCCTTCCACGCGGCTCTGAACCTCTCCCCGCCCACCCTGCCGGAGCGGGTGCAGGAGGACTTCACCGCGCAGCTGGACGCCGTGCTGGAGGAACGGCCCGAGGTGTTCAGCGTCGCGTTCGGCCTCATCCCACCGGACGCCCTGGCGGCGCTGCGGGCGCGGGGCGTCCTGACGGTCGGCACCGCCACCAGCCTCGCGGAGGCCCTGGCCCTGCACGACAGCGGCGTGGACGCGATCACCGTGCAGGGCGGCGCAGCGGGCGGCCACCGGGGCGGCTGGCAGGAGGACGCCCTGGCCGAAACTGTGACCCTCGTGCAGGAGGTCACGCGGGCCACGCCCCTCCCGGTGATCGCGGCGGGCGGCCTGATGACCGCCGGGGACGTCCGCGCGGCGCTGGCGGCCGGGGCGACGCTGGCCCAGTGCGGGACAGCGTTCCTCCTCGCCCACGAGGCGGGCATCTCCCCCCCCTACCGGCAGGCCGTTCAGGAGGGCACGCGCGACACGGTCCTGACGCGCGCGTACTCGGGGCGCGCGGCGCGGGGCCTGCGCACCACCCTCACCGACGCCGTGACGCACCCCCTCCCCTTCTCGCATCAGAACGCCCTGACCCGCCCCCTGCGCACGGCAGGCGCTCAGACCGGGCAGGCGGACGTCCTGAGCCTCTGGGCCGGCACCGGCTACCGGCAGGCCCAGGCGACCGGCGCGGCGCAGATCGTCGCAGACCTGACGCCGTGA
- a CDS encoding ACT domain-containing protein, with amino-acid sequence MSLTLTVLPGEYAVAQLPGGRAVPAWATRGDLWCVLGAPDELSVVCPAGQVPGDVRAQLGWRALMLTGPFEFTLTGILASVLNPLRDAGVGIFALSTFNTDYVLVAATDLDRSVAALREAGHTVRE; translated from the coding sequence ATGTCCCTGACGCTGACCGTCCTGCCCGGCGAGTACGCCGTCGCCCAGCTCCCCGGCGGGCGTGCCGTGCCCGCCTGGGCCACCCGCGGCGACCTGTGGTGCGTGCTGGGCGCCCCCGACGAACTGAGTGTCGTCTGCCCCGCCGGGCAGGTGCCTGGGGACGTCCGCGCCCAGCTCGGCTGGCGGGCCCTGATGCTGACCGGGCCGTTCGAGTTCACGCTGACCGGCATCCTCGCCAGCGTGCTGAATCCCCTGCGGGACGCGGGCGTGGGCATCTTCGCGCTGTCCACCTTCAACACCGACTACGTGCTCGTCGCGGCCACCGACCTCGACCGCAGCGTGGCGGCGCTGAGGGAGGCCGGGCACACCGTCCGCGAGTGA